Proteins encoded together in one Triticum dicoccoides isolate Atlit2015 ecotype Zavitan chromosome 7B, WEW_v2.0, whole genome shotgun sequence window:
- the LOC119336680 gene encoding ureide permease 1-like encodes MYLVKDIGGAICLMAAALVLLGTWPVVLAVLERRGRLPQHTYLDYSITNFLAAVLIALTFGQIGGDTPETPNFLTQLAQPQDYWPSIMFALAGGVVITLGTVATQYGWAYVGLSVTEVMASSLKVVIGTTLNYFLDGRINRAEVLFPGVGCFLIAACLGSLVHSSNAADNQEKLSNSRNYSTGNTPKEDLTQHLLQVEEEPKDCEEAKPAVPNNKAVEKALAGTADFLIDLEDKRSIKVLGSNTLVGLAIVTFAGVCYSLFAPAFNLATNDQWHTLRDGVPHLVVYTAYFYFCLSSLVVGVALNVWCLYRPMAGVPRSTLRAYVGDGEGRGLALLAGLVSGLGNAFTFMAGQAAGYAAADSVQALPLVSTFWGVVLFGEYRRSSRRTYTLLGSMLFMFVVAMAVLMASSAHRKPL; translated from the exons GAGCGCCGGGGACGGCTGCCGCAGCACACGTACCTGGACTACTCCATCACCAACTTCTTGGCCGCCGTGCTGATCGCCCTCACATTCGGCCAGATCGGCGGCGACACGCCGGAGACGCCCAATTTCCTCACTCAGCTCGCCCAGCCCCAG GACTACTGGCCGTCGATCATGTTTGCGCTGGCGGGCGGCGTGGTGATCACCCTCGGCACCGTGGCCACGCAGTACGGCTGGGCATACGTCGGGCTTTCGGTCACCGAGGTCATGGCCTCAAGTCTCAAGGTTGTCATAG GAACGACACTGAACTATTTTCTGGACGGCCGGATCAACAGGGCGGAGGTTCTGTTCCCCGGCGTCGGATGCTTTCTGATTGCAGCCTGCCTAGGCTCACTTGTTCACTCCTCCAATGCTGCTGACAACCAGGAGAAGCTATCAAACTCCAGAAACTACTCTACTGG GAACACGCCAAAGGAGGATCTCACCCAACACCTCCTTCAAGTAGAAG AGGAACCAAAGGATTGTGAAGAAGCAAAGCCTGCAGTACCAAATAATAAGGCCGTGGAGAAAGCCTTGGCAGGGACAGCAGATTTCCTCATCGACCTCGAGGACAAGAGATCAATCAAGGTTCTTGGATCCAACACGCTGGTGGGCCTGGCGATCGTGACGTTCGCGGGGGTGTGCTATTCGCTGTTCGCGCCggcgttcaacctggcgaccaacgaCCAGTGGCACACGCTGCGCGACGGAGTGCCGCACCTGGTGGTCTACACTGCCTACTTCTACTTCTGCCTCTCCTCGCTAGTGGTCGGCGTGGCGCTCAACGTCTGGTGCCTCTACCGCCCCATGGCCGGCGTGCCGCGGTCGACGCTCCGGGCGTACGTCGGTgacggggaggggagggggctggcgCTGCTGGCGGGGCTGGTGTCCGGGCTGGGCAACGCGTTCACGTTCATGGCCGGGCAGGCGGCCGGGTACGCGGCGGCGGACTCCGTGCAGGCGCTGCCGCTGGTGAGCACCTTCTGGGGCGTGGTGCTGTTCGGGGAGTACCGGAGGTCGTCGCGGAGGACCTACACGCTGCTGGGGAGCATGCTCTTCATGTTCGTCGTCGCCATGGCCGTGCTCATGGCCTCCTCCGCGCACAGGAAGCCGCTCTGA
- the LOC119339339 gene encoding eukaryotic translation initiation factor 5B-like, giving the protein MSSRKTAGPSRATAAGAKKVASGPGGMSLRALREGLARQKEEEERRAREQELQAQAEEARRRRDEEEEEERRKLREQELKRREEDRQRRRLEERKREEGRRAEEARRRLGITSAVVEGGGAVGVDDGPKKRPVYQSRRPTLKPKTVESEADGGGGQGLSSVSQEEENSATINEALKLGEGSSNGSLEEDRAAIGDEDEDEDDEDAWDCKSLDEFDVMSAAGNSHSSEEEETKGKHVASAAPVVNAANDAGNEIVEDIFDAQDVDGDEKELRAPICCILGHVDAGKTKLLDCIRGTHVQEREAGGITQQIGATYIPAENIRDRTSLKAETAIKVPGLLVIDTPGHESFSKMRSRGLSMCDIAVVVVDITQGLEKQTIESLHLLRRHNVSFIVTLNKVDRLYGWKECTNAPIVEALKKQSDDVKSEYKWRLTKVVTEFKENGFNTAPYYENNKKKKVVNIVPTSAESGEGVPDLLLLLVRWLPGIITDKLAYDDTVECTVLEVNEHKDLGTTVDVVLINGVLHQGDQVIVCTKQGPVTTIIRDLLTPHPMKELKAKGAYKHHKEVRAAQGVKIVARGLQYTMAGTSLIVVKPGDDLRQAEAAAMQEIDMAISTTDENEKGTTTQEVSSIVTSKEGIYVQASSVGTLEAIIAHLKSSSVDIPVYAWNLGPVYKQDVMKASAMLKRKEEYAVILAFDVKVMPEASALAAESGLKIITADTVYRLVNIYTEHIKGLKEAKKMQFAAEAVFPCTLKILPNRVYHSKDPIVCDVEVVEGVVKVGTPICVFTQSKDKSKNIIVHSLGRISSMQTSNGNQIFSARNGVVAIKISGDSPQEKSRSYGRHFDSSNELVSEISRRSIDVLKECFRDEMSAENWQLITRLKTQFKIA; this is encoded by the exons ATGTCGTCGAGGAAGACCGCGGGCCCgtcccgcgccaccgccgccggcgcGAAGAAGGTGGCTAGCGGCCCCGGGGGTATGAGCCTCCGGGCGCTGCGGGAGGGGCTTGCCCgtcagaaggaggaggaggagcgcaggGCGCGGGAGCAGGAGCTGCAGGCGCAGGCGGAGGAGGCCAGGAGGCGgcgggatgaggaggaggaggaggagaggaggaagctGAGGGAGCAGGAGCTGAAGCGGAGGGAGGAGGATAGGCAACGGAGGCGGCTGGAGGAGCGGAAGCGGGAGGAGGGccgccgcgcggaggaggcgcgcaggcgGCTCGGCATCACCTCCGCCGTTGTTGAGGGCGGCGGTGCTGTTGGTGTCGACGATGGCCCGAAGAAGCGGCCGGTGTATCAATCCAGGAGACCTACATTGAAGCCCAAGACTGTCGAATCTGAAGCCGATGGGGGAGGAGGCCAGGGCTTGAGCAGTGTTTCGCAAGAAGAGGAAAACAGCGCCACCATCAATGAGGCACTCAAATTGGGGGAGGGATCAAGCAATGGATCGTTGGAAGAGGACAGAGCAGCAATCggcgatgaggatgaggatgaggatgatgaggatgctTGGGATTGCAAGAGCCTGGATGAATTTGATGTCATGTCTGCTGCTGGCAATTCTCACTCTTCTGAAGAAGAGGAAACCAAAGGGAAGCATGTGGCCTCCGCTGCTCCGGTCGTTAATGCAGCCAATGATGCAGGCAATGAGATTGTGGAGGATATCTTCGACGCTCAGGATGTGGATGGAGATGAAAAGGAGCTTCGAGCACCGATATGCTGCATCCTTGGGCACGTGGATGCCGGAAAGACGAAGCTCCTGGATTGCATCCGGGGCACCCATGTGCAGGAGCGGGAGGCCGGGGGCATCACACAGCAGATTGGCGCCACCTACATACCGGCTGAAAACATCAGGGACAGGACGAGTTTAAAAGCTGAAACCGCCATCAAAGTTCCTGGTTTGCTCGTGATTGACACCCCTGGCCATGAGTCCTTTAGTAAAATGCGTTCAAGGGGATTGAGTATGTGTGACATCGCCGTGGTTGTAGTCGATATTACGCAGGGGCTTGAGAAGCAGACGATTGAATCCCTTCATCTTTTGAGACGGCACAATGTGAGCTTCATTGTCACCTTGAACAAGGTTGATCGCCTCTATGGGTGGAAGGAATGTACCAATGCACCAATAGTTGAGGCACTCAAGAAGCAATCTGACGACGTCAAAAGTGAATATAAATGGAGGTTAACTAAG GTTGTAACAGAGTTTAAGGAAAATGGCTTCAACACTGCACCATACTATGaaaataataagaagaaaaaagTGGTTAACATTGTCCCGACCAGTGCAGAAAG CGGTGAAGGTGTCCCAGATCTTCTACTGCTACTGGTGCGGTGGCTGCCTGGCATAATTACAGATAAGCTGGCCTATGACGATACAGTAGAG TGTACAGTACTAGAAGTCAATGAACATAAAGATTTAGGAACTACTGTTGACGTAGTACTGATTAATGGTGTGCTGCACCAAGGGGATCAAGTAATTGTTTGCACTAAACAG GGGCCTGTTACAACCATTATTAGAGACTTGTTGACCCCTCATCCAATGAAAGAACTCAAAGCTAAG GGTGCATATAAGCATCACAAGGAGGTCAGAGCTGCGCAGGGGGTAAAAATTGTGGCACGG GGACTTCAATATACAATGGCTGGCACTTCCCTCATTGTAGTGAAGCCAGGGGATGATTTGCGACAAGCTGAAGCAGCTGCAATGCAAGAGATTGATATGGCCATTAGCACGACAGATGAGAACGAGAAGGGAACAACAACTCAAGAAGTTAGTAGTATCGTGACTTCCAAGGAGGGCATCTATGTGCAAGCTTCTAGTGTTGGAACCTTGGAAGCTATCATTGCGCACTTGAAGAGCAGTAGTGTGGACATTCCTGTTTATGCTTGGAACTTAGGACCCGTCTACAAGCAGGATGTCATGAAGGCAAGTGCCATGCTGAAGCGGAAAGAAGAGTATGCGGTCATCTTGGCCTTTGACGTCAAAGTGATGCCTGAGGCTAGTGCCCTTGCAGCTGAATCAGGGTTGAAGATTATTACTGCTGATACGGTATATAGGCTCGTCAACATCTATACTGAGCACATTAAGGGATTGAAGGAAGCGAAGAAAATGCAATTTGCAGCTGAGGCAGTTTTCCCATGCACCCTGAAGATTCTGCCAAACCGTGTCTACCATAGCAAGGATCCAATTGTTTGCGACGTTGAAGTTGTGGAAGGTGTCGTCAAG GTGGGAACCCCGATATGTGTCTTCACCCAGAGCAAGGATAAAAGCAAGAATATAATAGTTCATAGCCTCGGAAGGATCTCCTCCATGCAAACATCCAATGGCAATCAGATTTTCTCGGCCAGGAATGGAGTTGTGGCCATAAAG ATAAGCGGTGACAGCCCTCAGGAGAAATCCCGGTCTTATGGGCGCCATTTTGATTCTAGCAATGAGCTGGTCAGCGAGATCTCGAGGAGATCCATTGATGTACTCAAAGAGTGCTTTCGG GATGAAATGAGCGCTGAAAATTGGCAGCTTATCACCAGGTTGAAGACGCAATTCAAGATAGCCTGA